A region from the Aegilops tauschii subsp. strangulata cultivar AL8/78 chromosome 5, Aet v6.0, whole genome shotgun sequence genome encodes:
- the LOC109734034 gene encoding uncharacterized protein produces the protein MRLLMSKKRHRLRCRRRIRDRGPVALVAKRNSLRCQQDDDYHVDRGISCPGLPEDILRHIHAKMTLRDAARAACASRTFRHNWICRPNLAFSLGTLGLNRNASRDVITRDLISKIDLIMQNRSGIGVKTLDIDLYSCDNIDFAYLDSWLRIAVTPGIEELILTLPLPTIVFENAVPIISVYNFPCSLLSNGSGNSIQYLDLCYCTLRPMADLGCLRSLTRLHMSCTRITGDELWCLLSNSPALVCLKLLHCEEIFSLKIPSLLQRLRFLEVAYCDRLQVVESNAPNLTTFYFAGFVGQISLGGSLQVKTLRMICFHQTNIVCYARQNLLAIAPNVETLTISSLNEMVNTPMLSSKFLHLKLLQISLVGMAFSGAYDYLSLVSFLDASPCLETFVLAISQHRMQHASILGEPSHDLRQIPEQRHDKLKSVTITGFCSAKSLVELTCHILENTTSLDCLTLDTTCHPSCSVTKSDKCHPLILMDGDSLVEAQKALLAIRKYIVGKVPPMVKLNILEPCSRCHAVESLVSTAGSS, from the exons ATGAGGCTCCTCATGTCCAAGAAGCGGCACAGGCTGCGCTGCCGCCGGCGAATCCGAGACC GTGGACCGGTTGCTTTGGTGGCTAAAAGAAACAGTCTGCGCTGCCAGCAAGATGATGACTATCATGTTGACAGAGGAATATCTTGTCCCGGTCTTCCAGAG GATATCTTGCGGCATATTCATGCAAAAATGACACTTAGAGATGCTGCTCGTGCTGCTTGCGCATCGCGCACATTCCGACACAACTGGATATGCCGTCCCAACCTTGCATTCAGTCTGGGAACACTTGGCTTGAATAGAAATGCGTCTAGGGATGTAATAACAAGAGATCTTATCAGCAAGATTGACCTGATTATGCAAAATCGCTCAGGCATCGGCGTGAAGACACTAGACATTGATCTCTATAGTTGTGACAACATCGACTTCGCCTATCTTGATAGTTGGCTCCGTATTGCTGTTACTCCAGGGATTGAAGAACTGATCCTGACGCTGCCTCTACCCACCATTGTTTTCGAGAATGCTGTACCCATCATTTCAGTGTATAACTTCCCATGTTCACTATTATCTAACGGGAGCGGAAACTCAATTCAATATCTCGACCTGTGTTACTGTACCTTGCGTCCCATGGCTGATCTTGGTTGCCTAAGAAGCCTGACAAGACTGCATATGAGTTGCACGCGGATTACTGGGGATGAATTATGGTGTCTCCTTTCCAATTCTCCCGCTTTGGTGTGCTTGAAACTCCTGCACTGCGAGGAGATATTTTCCTTGAAGATACCTTCTCTGCTGCAGCGTCTCCGTTTTCTGGAGGTGGCCTATTGCGATAGGCTGCAGGTGGTAGAGAGCAATGCTCCAAATCTCACCACTTTTTACTTTGCAGGTTTCGTAGGTCAAATCTCACTTGGGGGCTCACTGCAAGTGAAAACCCTACGCATGATATGCTTCCACCAGACCAACATTGTCTGTTATGCTCGGCAAAATCTTTTGGCTATTGCGCCAAATGTTGAAACACTTACCATATCATCACTGAATGAG ATGGTGAACACACCGATGCTATCTAGCAAGTTTCTCCACCTCAAGCTCTTGCAGATTTCATTAGTGGGAATGGCTTTTTCAGGAGCTTATGATTATCTTTCTCTGGTTTCTTTTCTCGATGCTTCTCCTTGCTTGGAAACTTTCGTGTTAGCT ATATCCCAGCATCGCATGCAGCATGCTTCGATTCTCGGAGAGCCCTCACATGATCTGAGGCAGATTCCGGAGCAGCGCCATGACAAGCTCAAGAGTGTGACAATCACTGGCTTTTGCTCGGCAAAGAGCTTGGTTGAGCTAACATGTCATATCCTCGAGAACACAACATCACTCGACTGCCTTACGCTGGACACCACATGTCATCCTAGTTGCTCTGTCACGAAATCTGACAAGTGTCACCCCCTCATCCTCATGGATGGGGATAGCCTGGTGGAGGCACAGAAAGCGCTCTTGGCCATCAGAAAATACATTGTTGGGAAAGTCCCCCCTATGGTCAAGTTAAATATCTTGGAGCCTTGCAGCCGATGCCATGCTGTTGAATCTTTGGTCTCAACTGCAGGTTCTTCATAA